From the genome of Reyranella humidisoli:
GCCGGTTGGCCTCAACATCGGCGCCAAGTCGCCGGCCGAGATCGCCGTGTCGATCCTCGGCCAGATTATCGAGGTGCGGGCGCGGCGCCTCGAAGCGCTGTCGGCGCCGAAGGTCGCGGCAGCGTGAGATTCGGCGAGACACCGATCGACGAGGCGGCCGGCGCTATCCTGGCGCACAGCCGGCGCGCTGACGGCGTCAATTTCTCGAAGGGCCGCATCCTCTCGGATGAGGATATCGCGCGCCTGAAGCAAGCCGGTGTCTCGACCGTGGTCGCCGCGCGGCTGGGCTCCGACGACGTGCACGAGGACGAGGCGGCCGCGACGGTCGCCAAGGCGCTGGCGGGCGAGGGGATCGACGTCACCGCGCCCTTCACCGGCCGCTGCAATCATTTCGCCCGCGAGGCTGGACTGGCCGTGCTCGACCAGGAGCGCATCGACGCGCTGAACGAACTGGACGAGTCCGTGACGGTCGCGACCCTGCCGCCCTTCGCCCGGGTCGAACCGCGCCAGATGGTGGCGACGGTGAAGATCATTCCCTACGGCGCGCCGAAAGCCGCCGTGGCCCGCGCCGTCGATGTCGCGAAGGCCGCGAACCGGCCGATGATCTCGGTGGCGCCGTTCCACGCGATGCGCGCGGGTCTCGTACAGACGAAGCTCCCGGGCACGCGCGACAAGGTTCTCGACAAGGCCGTGGGCACGACGACCAAGCGCCTGACCTCACTCGGCAGCACGCTGAACGGCGAGCGCCGCGTCGCTCACGATGCAAAGGCTATCGCGGGCGCCCTGGCGGAACTGAAGGCTGAGGGCTGCGACCTCTTTCTGATCGCCGGCGCGTCGGCCATCGTCGATCGAAACGATGTCGTGCCGGCCGGCATCGAGGCGGCGGGCGGCAATGTCATCCACTTCGGCATGCCGGTCGATCCCGGCAATCTGCTCCTCACGGCGGAACTGGACGGCAAACCGGTGCTCGGCCTGCCGGGCTGCGCCAAGTCGCCGAAGTACAACGGCTTCGACATGGTGCTGGAGCGGCTTGCCGCGCGCCTGCCGGTCGGCCGCGCCGAGATCGTGCGCATGGGCTCGGGCGGCCTGCTGGCGGAAATTCCCAGCCGGCCGCAGCCGCGCGACGAGACGGACTCCGAGGATACCGGTCCGCAGCAGGCGCCGCGCGTGGCGGTGTTGGTGCTGGCGGCCGGCCGCTCGACGCGCATGGGCGGGCCGAACAAGCTGCTGGCCGAAGCCGAAGGTGCGCCGCTGGTCGTCCATGCGGTGAAGGCGGCGCTTGCTTCGCAGGCGGTCGAGGTCGTCGTGGTGCTGGGCCACATGGCCGACGATGTCCGCGCCGCCGTTGAGAGAGCGGTCCAGCCGCGCTCGCGGGTGCGCTTCGTCACCAATCCGGATTTTGCCCAGGGCCTCAGCACCTCCGTCCGCACCGGTATCGGCGCATTGCCTACGACGGTCGATGCGGCGGTGGTCCAGCTGGGCGACATGCCGGGCGTTGGCGCGCCCCTGCTCAATCGCCTGATAGCCGCCTTCAGCCCGGTCGAGGGCCGCGCGATCTGCGTGCCGACGGTGGGCGGCAAGCGCGGAAATCCCGTGCTCTGGGCGCGGCGCTTCTTTCCGGAGATGGCGAAGCTGTCGGGCGACAGCGGCGCCAAGCATCTGATCGGCGAGCATGCCGATCTCGTCTGCGAGGTCGAGATGACGGGCGAGGCCGCGATCACCGACATCGACACGCCCGAGGCACTGGCGGCCTGGCGGGCGCGGAGCACTGCATGAGTTTTTTCCGATGAGCTTCGACGTCGCCGCCGTTCGCGGCCAGTTCCCGATCCTGTCCGAAATCATCGACGGGCTACCGGTCCACTATCTCGACAACGGCGCCTCGGCGCAGACGCCGCTCGCGGTGATCGACGCCGTGCGCCACTACGAGACGACCGGCCGCGCAAACGTACTGCGCGGCGTGCATCGCCTCGCCGAACGCGCCACCGAGTCCTACGAGAATGCCCGCGCCCAGGTCGCGACATTCCTCGGTGTCCCGACCATGGAGATCATCTTTACCGGCGGCTGCACGGCGGCGATCAATCTCGTGGCCTATTCCTTCGGCTCGCTCCTGAAGCCCGGCGACCGCATCCTGCTGTCGGAGATCGAGCACCATTCCAACATCGTGCCGTGGCAGATGCTGCGATCGCGTTCGGGCATCGAACTCGACATGCTGCCGGTCACGACCGACGGCCGCATCGACCTCGAGGCCCTGCCGCGCCTGCTGACGCCGCGCACCAGGCTGGTGTCGCTGGCGCATGTTTCCAACGTGACCGGTGCCCTGCTCGACGTGCGCGCCGTCGTCGAGGCGGTGAAGTCGGTCGGCGCCCGGGTGATGCTCGACGGCGCCCAGCGCGCGCCGCACGGGCCCGTCGACCTTCCGTCGCTGGGCGTAGATTTCTACGCCTTCGCTGGGCACAAGGCCTATGGGCCGAACGGGATTGGCGTGCTGTGGGGACGGCTGGAGCTTCTCGACGCGATGCCGCCCTTCATGGGCGGCGGCTCGATGATCGGCCGCGTGACCCTAGCCGAGACGACGTGGGCGCCGTCGCCGCGCCGCTTCGAGGCGGGGACCCCGGCGATCGGCCCGGCCATCGGTCTGGGTGCGGCCTGCGCCTGGATGCAGGCGCTCGACTGGACGGGCGCGCACGACCACGAGATGGCGCTGGTGCAGCGGCTCATGGACGGGCTGCAGAAGATCGACGGTACGCAGATCTTCGGCCCGGCGAGCCTGCAGAACCGATATCCGGTCGTGTCGTTCATGCTTGACGGCGTGCATCCCCACGACGTGGCGCAGACGCTTGATTCGTTCGGCGTCGCGGTGCGCGCCGGGCATCATTGCGCTCAGCCGCTGATGGACCGGTTCGACCTCGACGGCACGACCCGCGTCTCGATGGCGCCGTACAACGACAACAGCGACATCGACGCGCTGCTGACGGGTGTCGCGCATGCGGCGAAGACGCTGCGATGAGCGACCAGCTCTACCAGGAGCGCATCGTCGCTCTCGCAAAGGCGAAGACCGGGGCCGGCAAACTCGCCGAGCCGACGAAGACGGCGCGGCGCGACAATCCCCTGTGCGGCGATCGCGTGATCATCGACGTGCGTCTCGATGGAGAGGGGCGCATCGCCGAGATCGGCCACCAGGTGCGCGGTTGCCTCCTGTGCCAGGCTTCGGCCTCGGCGCTGTCCGCGGTCGCCGTCGGCCGTGATGCCGCCGGCATTGCCGAACTGCGCCACGACGCCGAACGCGCGCTGGGCCGCGAGGCCGGTGAGACGCATGAGCCTTTCGACGCCTTCGCACCGGTCGCCGCCCACAAGTCACGGCAGGAATGCGTGCTGCTGCCGCTCGAGGCGCTGAAGGACGCGCTTTCGTAGCTCGGCGCAGCGCGTCGGATAACGCAACGCCTCAGATGCAGGGAATATTGTCATCCCGAGCGCAGCGAGGGATCCTTAGCAACAGCCAATCAAGAATTCCTCGCTGCGTTCGGGATGACACGATTATTTTTGTCCGCGCAGTGCGTCGGACCTAAAGGTACGTACACCTACTTTGGTCGCTCCACCGCCGTGCTTGTGTCACAGTCGATAGGCAAGGTGCGCACGCATCCTGGGAGAGACCATGCGCCTTTTGATGAACGTCGTGGCCCTGCTGGGCCTCCTTGCGTTCCCGACCTTCGCCTTTGCCCAGGACCTCGCGCTGAAGCGCGTCATGCTGTCGTCCGGCGGGCTGGGCTACTTCGAATATGAGGCGACCGTCGAGGGCGACGCTACGCTGAAGCTCACCGTGTCGCTGGGGCAGGTCGACGACGTTCTGAAAAGCCTCGTGGTCTATGACGACAAGGGTGGCGTCGGCGGGTTGAGCCTGCCCGGACGCGAGCCGCTGGCGCAGGCCTTCAAGGACCTGCCGTTCGACCAGGGGTCGCTGGGTTCGCCGGCCGAGCTGTTGCAGACCCTGAAGGGCGCGCAGGTCACCGTCGGCGGCAGCCGCGCGCTCACCGGCCGCATCGTCTCGGTCGAGGAGGACACGCTCCTGCTGCCCGAGAACAAGGGCACGATGAAGCGCACGCGGGTCACGCTCTACACCGACCGCGGCCTGCAGCAGTTCATCCTCGAGGAAGCCGAGAACCTGCAATTCGCCGATCCTGCGTTACGCGACAAGGTCGGCCAGGCGCTGGTCGCGATCCAGGGCAACCGCGCCAAGGACGCCCGCACCATCGACCTGTCGATGCGCGGGCAGGGCAAGCGCACGGTTCGCGTCGCCTACATCGTCGAGGCGCCGGTCTGGAAGGCCTCGTACCGGCTGACGCTCGGCGCGGATCCCGCGGCGGCGCGCTCGGCGCTGCAGGGCTGGGCCATCGTCGAGAACATGAGCGGCCAGGACTGGAAGGATGTCGAGCTGACGCTCGTGTCGGGCCGGCCGGTCGCATTCCATCAGGCGCTCTACAACGCCTATTACGTGACGCGCCCCGAGATCCCTGTCGAGATCGCCGGCCGCCTGATGCCGGGCGTTGATCGCGGTGGTGTCGTCGCCGACCAGAAGCGTGCCAATGCGCCGCTGCCCATGCCGGCACCCGCGCCGTACCGGGCGCAACAGGAAAGGTCCGTCTCGTCGCCTGCGATGGCGCCTCCGCCTCCGCCGCCTGCAGGCATGGCTGCAGCCGCGGAGCAGATCGAGGCCAGTGACGCCGCCACGCAGGTGATCTTCAAGTTCCCGCGCGCCGTCAGCGTCGAGAACGGCCGCACGCTCTCAATTCCGATTGTCGACAGGCAGGTGCCGGCACAGCGGCTCGCGCTCTATCAGGCCGACGCCGCAGCGCGCAATCCGCTGGCCGCGATCCGCCTGACCAACGACGGCGAATCGGGCCTGCCGCCGGGCATCATCACGCTCTACGAGCGCGACAAGGCCGGTTCCGTCTCCTATGTCGGCGACGCGCGGCTGTCGGGTTTCCCGGTCGGCGAGACGCGCCTGCTGGCCTATGCGCTGGACGAGAAGATCGTCATCGAACGCGACGTGGCGCAGGCCGAGCGGGTGGCGTCGGGCACCATCGCCAACGGGGCGCTCCGGCTTTCGCGCGTCATCCGCCAGAACACCGTCTACCGCGTGCGCGGCCCGGCCAAGGAGCCGCGCCAGCTCGTCGTGGTGCAGCGTCGCCTGCCGGGCTGGACGCTGACCAAGCCCGAGGCGAAGGACGTCGAGCTGAGCGAGGGCAATTACCGCATCCCGTTCCAGCTTCCGGGCGGCGACCAGACGCAGACCTTCGAGGTCGTGCAGGAGCAGACGCAGCAGCAGGAAATCCGGCTGGTCGAGAGCGCGGCCGAACAGATCCGCGTCTATGCCCAGGCCCGCGAGTTCGACGCCAAGACGCGCGAGGCGCTGACCCGCGTGCTGCAGCTCCAGCAGACCGTAGCGGAGGCCCAGCGCAAGGTGGCGCAGGTCGACGCCGAGCGGCAGGCGATCGTGCAGGAGCAGGCGCGCCTGCGCGAGAACCTGGCGCGGGTTCCGGCCAACAGCGACCTGCAGCGGCGCTACCTCGCCACGCTCGACAAGCAGGAGACCGACCTCGAGGCGCTCGCCAAGCGTCGTGCGGAGGCCGACAAGGCCGTCGAGGAAGCCCGCGCCGCGCTGCGCACGTATGTGAGCCAGCTCGGCTGATCTCGAGAAGGATCCCTCGCTGCGCTCGGGATGACACGAACATTGTCATCCCGAGCGCAGCGAGGGATCCTTTCGACTAACCCGCCCTTAGCGTCCTCACCGCGTCGTCGCGGCGGAACAGGTAGAGCAGGGCGCGCAGGGCCTGGCCGCGCTCAGTCTGCAGGTCCGGATCGCGGGCGATCACCAGTCGCGCATCGTCGCGCGCGGCCTCCAGAAGCTCGTTGTGGATCGCCAGGTCGGCCAGGCGCATGTCGGGCAAGCCGCTCTGGCGGGTGCCCAGAAGCTCGCCGGCGCCGCGCAGCTTGAGATCCTCCTCGGCGATGCGGAAGCCGTCCTCCGTCTCGCGCATGATCGCGAGGCGCGACTTGGCGGTCTCGCCGAGCGGCATGGCGTAGAGTAGCAGGCAGGTCGACTTGGCGCTGCCGCGCCCCACGCGACCGCGCAGCTGGTGGAGCTGGGCGAGGCCGAAGCGCTCGGCATGCTCGATCACCATCACCGTCGCAGCCGGCACATCGACACCGACCTCGATCACGGTCGTGGCGACCAGGATCGACAGGCGGCCGTCGGCAAAGGCCGCCATCGTGGCCTCGCGTTCCGCGCTCTTCAGCCGTCCGTGCAGGAGCCCGACCTTGCCGGGGAAGCGGTCGCCCAGGATGCGGAAGCGCTCCTGTACGTTCGCGAGGTCGATCTCCTCGGATTCCTCGATCAGCGGACAGACCCAGTAGACGCGCGCGCCGGCCGCGATCTGGCGGCCGATCCCCTGGGCGACCTCGCCGAGCCGCTCCAGCGGCATTGTGCGGGTGTCGATCGGCTGGCGGCCCTTGGGCTTCTCGGTGAGCTTGGAGACGTCGAGATCGCCGTAGGCCGCCAGCATGAGCGTGCGCGGAATCGGGGTCGCGGTCATGACGAGGAGATCGACGGCATGGCCCTTCGACGACAGCGCCATGCGCTGATGCACGCCAAACCGGTGTTGTTCGTCGACCACGGCCATTGCGAGGTCGGCGAATTCGACATCCTCCTGCACCAGCGCGTGCGTGCCGACGACGAGCTGGATCGTGCCGTCCGCCAGGCCCTGCAGCGTCTGCTTCTTCGCCCGCTGGCCGTCGCGGCCGGTCAGCAGCGCGATCCTCACGCCGGCGGCTTCCGCCAGCGGCGCGATGGTCGCGAAATGCTGGCGTGCCAGCAGCTCGGTCGGCGCCATCATCGCCGCCTGCGCGCCGGCCTCCACACAGATCAGCATGGCGAGCAAGGCGACCAGCGTCTTGCCGCTACCGACATCGCCCTGCAGCAGGCGCACCATGCGCTCCTCCTTACCGAGATCGTCGGCGATCTCGGCGATGGCCTGGGTCTGGCTGGAGGTCAGCTCGAAGCCCAGCGAGGCGAGGGCGGCCTGGCGCAGCCGGCCGTCGCCTTTGGTCGCATGGCCCGCGAGCGTGCGGTTGTGATGGCGCACCAGCGCGATGGCGAGCTGGCTGGCCAGCAGCTCGTCGAAGGCGAGGCGGGCGCGGGCCGGGTGGGCGGGCGACAGGTCACCCGGCTCCCCGGGCGCGTGGGCGCGGGCGACCGCCGTCTTCCAGTCGCTCCAGCCCTGCTTCCTGTGATAGGCGGGGTCCTGCCATTCCGGCAGCGCGGGCGTGCGCTCGACGGCGGCGGCAGTTGCCTTCTGCACCGGCCGCTGCGTCAGTCCAGCGGTGAGGCCGTAGAGCGGCTCGACGCGCAGGATCGACGGGCGTTCGTCGAGCGGCACGACATGGTCGGGGTGCGTCATCTGCACCTCGCCCTGGTAGATCTCGACCTTGCCGCTCACCACGCGGGTCTCGCCGGGCGGCAGCAGCTTCTTCAGATAGTCTTCGCGGCCATTGAAGTAGGTCAGGCAGAGGCGGCCGGTCTCGTCGCTGCACCAGACCTTGTAGGGCTGACGCGGACTGTGCGGGACGATGTGTTCCTCGACGACGACGGTGAGCGTTGCCACCTCGCCGCCACGCGCCTGGGCGACATCGGGCGCATTCCGGCGATCGATCACGCCAGCGGGCAGGTGCCAGAGCAGGTCGACGACCAGCGGGCCTGCAAGTTTCTCCACGAGCGTCCCCAGCCGCGGTCCGATTCCGGGCAGCGACGTGACCTGGGCAAAGAGAGGGGTAAGGGCTTGCGGGCGCATGGTTGGCTTGATCAGGGGCTGCGTGACTTCGCCATCGCCGCCGCCTATATGCTACGCCCCTTTTTGGTCCGGGACTGGGGAAAACATGACCGCCGACACGGATCTGGTAACGCGCCGGAAGCGTTTGCTGTACCGCAGCACCTATCGCGGCAACAAGGAGAACGACATCCTCCTTGGCCAATTCGCGCGCGCCCACATCGATGAATTCGGCGCCGCGGAGCTCGACCAGTACGAGCGCCTGCTTGAGGTGGGCGACAACGACATCTACGACTGGGTGTCGGGCAAGACCGCGGTTCCGGCCGATCACGACACGCCGGTGGTGCGCAAGCTTCTGGCGTTTCGCGTGAGGTTCTAGTGTCCCTGCCGTTCGTGAACGCCCTGGCAGCGATCCCCCGCAAGCAAGGCAAGTGGACGATCGCGGGCCTGCCCGAGGGCGCCGATGCGATGGTCCTCTCCGAGCTGGCGCGCGCGACCGGCGGTGCGGACATTCTGCACGTGGCGCGCGACGGGCAGCGGCTGGAACGGCTGCAGGACGGGCTGCGCTTCTTCAGCCCCGAACGTGAGGTGCTGGTGTTCCCGGCCTGGGATTGCCTGCCCTACGACCGCATGTCGCCGCATCCCGACATCGTGGCCGAGCGGCTGGAGACGTTGAGCCGGCTGGCGACCCCCAGGACGCCCGGCGCGCCGGCGCGGATCATCCTCGCCTCTGTGGGCGCGGCGCTGCAGCGGGTGCCACCCCGGAGCCTCTACGCCGAGGCCGCCACCATCCTGCGCAAGGGCCAGACGGTCGACGTGGCCTGGCTGACGAAGTTTCTCTCCGAGAACGGCTACGGCCGCGCCGAGACGGTCATGGAGCCGGGCGAATTCGCGGTGCGCGGCGGGCTGTTCGATCTCTTTCCGCCCGGCACGACCGAGCCGCTGCGCCTCGACCTTTTCGGTGACACGCTGGAAGCGATCCGCTCGTTCGACCCGATGAGCCAGCGCTCCACCGGCAATCGCGACGAGGTCGTGCTGCTGCCGGTCAGCGAGTTGCTGCTCACGCCCGAGAGCATCGAGCGCTTCCGTAGCGGCTATCGCGAGCTGTTCGGCAACGTCTCGGGCGAGGACCTGCTCTACGAGGCGGTGTCGGCCGGTCAACGCCATGTCGGTGTCGAGCACTGGCTGCCGCTGTTCCACGACCATATGGAGACGCTGCTCGACTATTGCCCCGGCGCCCTCGTCACGGCGGACCATGAGGCGGGCGAGGCCCTGACCGCGCGCTACGAGCTGATCGCAGACTACTACGACGCGCGCCAGAAGACCGGAGCCAAGGGCGGCATGACGGGGGGCGCGGATTACAAGCCCGTCCCGCCGGAACGGCTCTACATCAAGCCATCCGAGTGGGATCGGCTGCTGGAGGGCCGCACGCTCGCGCAGTTCTCGACGTTCGATTCTGCGCCAGGTGCTGTGAACACGATAGACCTCGGCGGCCGTCGCCACGAGGGCTTCGCCCAGGCGCGTACGGCGCAGGGCGTGAACCTGTTCGACAAGGTCGCCGAGCATGTGAAGGCCGCCAACGTCGCCGGCCGCCGCATCGTCGTTGCGGGCTACACCGACGGCTCGACGACCCGCCTGCAGCATCTCCTGCAGGAGCACGGCGCCACCACACCGGTGATGGCCGCCGATTACGCCATGGTGCAGGCGCTGCCGGCAGGTGTGCTGGCCATAGCGATCTGGCCGCTGGAGCATGGTTTCGTGCTCGACGGGCTGGAGGTCATCGGCGAGGAGGACATCCTCGGCGACCGCCTGTCGCGTCCCGCCAAGAAGCGGCGCCCCTCGGAGCGCTTCATCGCGGAAGCCTCGGCGCTGAGCGACGGCGACCTGGTGGTGCATCGCGAGCATGGCGTCGGCCGCTACGAGGGCCTGGTCACGCTCGAAATCCAGAACGCTCGTCACGACTGCCTTCGGCTGACCTATGAAGGCGGCGACAAGCTCTTCGTCCCGGTCGAGAACATCGACGTGCTGAGCCGCTATGGCGCGGGAGAGGAGGGCGCCGTCCTCGACCGTCTGGGCGGCGTCGCCTGGCAGTCGCGCAAGGCACGGCTGAAGCAGCGCATCGCCGACATGGCCGACCGCCTGATCCAGATCGCCGCCGAGCGCGCGATCCGGCGCGGCGAGACGCTGAGCCCGCCCGAGGGCCTCTACGAGGAATTCTGCGCGCGCTTCCCCTATGCCGAGACCGACGACCAGCTCCAGGCCATCTCCGACGTGATGGACGACCTGTCGTCGGGCAAGCCGATGGACCGGCTGGTCTGCGGCGATGTCGGCTTCGGCAAGACCGAGGTCGCCTTGCGCGCGGCCTTCGTGGCGGCCCTGTCGGGCAAGCAGGTGGCCGTGATCGGACCGACGACCCTGCTGGCCCGCCAGCATCACCGTACCTTCGTCGAGCGTTTCCAGGGCATGCCGGTGAACATCGGCCGCCTGTCGCGCCTGGTGCCGGCCAAGGAGGCCAAGGCCACCAAGGAAGGGCTGAAGGACGGCACCGTCAACATCGTGTGCGGCACGCACGCGCTGCTGGCCAAGAGCGTCGAGTTCAAGGATCTCGGCCTGCTCATCGTCGACGAGGAGCAGCATTTTGGCGTCGGCCACAAGGAGCGGCTGAAGGAGCTGCGCGCCGACGTCCATGTGCTGACACTGACCGCGACGCCGATCCCGCGCACGCTGCAGCTCGCTCTGACCGGCGTGCGCGACATGAGCCTGATCGCCACGCCGCCGGTCGATCGACTGGCGGTGCGCACCTTCATCACGCCCTTCGACGCCGTCACGATCCGCGAGGCGCTGCTGCGCGAGCAGTTCCGCGGCGGCCAGACTTTCTATGTGTGCCCGCGGGTCGAGGACCTGGCCTCGGTCGCGGCGGAGATCCGCGAGTTGGTGCCGGAGATTCGCCTGGGCATGGCGCACGGCAAGATGGCGCCGACCACCATCGAGAACACGATGCAGGATTTCGTCGAAGGCAAGTTCGACGTGCTGCTCTCGACCAACATCGTGGAAAGCGGCCTCGACATCCGCAATGCCAACACGATGATCATTCATCGCGCAGACATGTTTGGCCTCGCGCAGCTCTACCAGCTGCGCGGCCGGGTCGGCCGTGGCAAGACGCGCGCCTATGCCTATCTCACCGTACCGCCGGGACGGGCGTTGAACGAGTCGGCGGCCAAGCGCCTCGAGGTGATGCAGACGCTCGACACACTGGGCGCGGGTTTCCAGCTCGCCAGCCACGATCTCGACATCCGCGGCGCCGGCAACCTGCTGGGCGACGAACAGTCGGGACACATCCGGGAGGTCGGCATCGAGCTCTACCAGCAGCTCCTGGAGGAGGCCGTCGCGGCGGCGCGCGGCCGCTCGCAGGAAGCCGAGAAGTCGGAATGGTCGCCCCAGATCAATCTCGGCATTCCGGTTCTGATCCCCGAGGAGTACGTGGCCGATCTGTCGGTGCGCATG
Proteins encoded in this window:
- a CDS encoding NTP transferase domain-containing protein, which encodes MRFGETPIDEAAGAILAHSRRADGVNFSKGRILSDEDIARLKQAGVSTVVAARLGSDDVHEDEAAATVAKALAGEGIDVTAPFTGRCNHFAREAGLAVLDQERIDALNELDESVTVATLPPFARVEPRQMVATVKIIPYGAPKAAVARAVDVAKAANRPMISVAPFHAMRAGLVQTKLPGTRDKVLDKAVGTTTKRLTSLGSTLNGERRVAHDAKAIAGALAELKAEGCDLFLIAGASAIVDRNDVVPAGIEAAGGNVIHFGMPVDPGNLLLTAELDGKPVLGLPGCAKSPKYNGFDMVLERLAARLPVGRAEIVRMGSGGLLAEIPSRPQPRDETDSEDTGPQQAPRVAVLVLAAGRSTRMGGPNKLLAEAEGAPLVVHAVKAALASQAVEVVVVLGHMADDVRAAVERAVQPRSRVRFVTNPDFAQGLSTSVRTGIGALPTTVDAAVVQLGDMPGVGAPLLNRLIAAFSPVEGRAICVPTVGGKRGNPVLWARRFFPEMAKLSGDSGAKHLIGEHADLVCEVEMTGEAAITDIDTPEALAAWRARSTA
- a CDS encoding aminotransferase class V-fold PLP-dependent enzyme, with product MSFDVAAVRGQFPILSEIIDGLPVHYLDNGASAQTPLAVIDAVRHYETTGRANVLRGVHRLAERATESYENARAQVATFLGVPTMEIIFTGGCTAAINLVAYSFGSLLKPGDRILLSEIEHHSNIVPWQMLRSRSGIELDMLPVTTDGRIDLEALPRLLTPRTRLVSLAHVSNVTGALLDVRAVVEAVKSVGARVMLDGAQRAPHGPVDLPSLGVDFYAFAGHKAYGPNGIGVLWGRLELLDAMPPFMGGGSMIGRVTLAETTWAPSPRRFEAGTPAIGPAIGLGAACAWMQALDWTGAHDHEMALVQRLMDGLQKIDGTQIFGPASLQNRYPVVSFMLDGVHPHDVAQTLDSFGVAVRAGHHCAQPLMDRFDLDGTTRVSMAPYNDNSDIDALLTGVAHAAKTLR
- a CDS encoding iron-sulfur cluster assembly scaffold protein; amino-acid sequence: MSDQLYQERIVALAKAKTGAGKLAEPTKTARRDNPLCGDRVIIDVRLDGEGRIAEIGHQVRGCLLCQASASALSAVAVGRDAAGIAELRHDAERALGREAGETHEPFDAFAPVAAHKSRQECVLLPLEALKDALS
- a CDS encoding DUF4139 domain-containing protein; amino-acid sequence: MRLLMNVVALLGLLAFPTFAFAQDLALKRVMLSSGGLGYFEYEATVEGDATLKLTVSLGQVDDVLKSLVVYDDKGGVGGLSLPGREPLAQAFKDLPFDQGSLGSPAELLQTLKGAQVTVGGSRALTGRIVSVEEDTLLLPENKGTMKRTRVTLYTDRGLQQFILEEAENLQFADPALRDKVGQALVAIQGNRAKDARTIDLSMRGQGKRTVRVAYIVEAPVWKASYRLTLGADPAAARSALQGWAIVENMSGQDWKDVELTLVSGRPVAFHQALYNAYYVTRPEIPVEIAGRLMPGVDRGGVVADQKRANAPLPMPAPAPYRAQQERSVSSPAMAPPPPPPAGMAAAAEQIEASDAATQVIFKFPRAVSVENGRTLSIPIVDRQVPAQRLALYQADAAARNPLAAIRLTNDGESGLPPGIITLYERDKAGSVSYVGDARLSGFPVGETRLLAYALDEKIVIERDVAQAERVASGTIANGALRLSRVIRQNTVYRVRGPAKEPRQLVVVQRRLPGWTLTKPEAKDVELSEGNYRIPFQLPGGDQTQTFEVVQEQTQQQEIRLVESAAEQIRVYAQAREFDAKTREALTRVLQLQQTVAEAQRKVAQVDAERQAIVQEQARLRENLARVPANSDLQRRYLATLDKQETDLEALAKRRAEADKAVEEARAALRTYVSQLG
- the recG gene encoding ATP-dependent DNA helicase RecG, with the translated sequence MRPQALTPLFAQVTSLPGIGPRLGTLVEKLAGPLVVDLLWHLPAGVIDRRNAPDVAQARGGEVATLTVVVEEHIVPHSPRQPYKVWCSDETGRLCLTYFNGREDYLKKLLPPGETRVVSGKVEIYQGEVQMTHPDHVVPLDERPSILRVEPLYGLTAGLTQRPVQKATAAAVERTPALPEWQDPAYHRKQGWSDWKTAVARAHAPGEPGDLSPAHPARARLAFDELLASQLAIALVRHHNRTLAGHATKGDGRLRQAALASLGFELTSSQTQAIAEIADDLGKEERMVRLLQGDVGSGKTLVALLAMLICVEAGAQAAMMAPTELLARQHFATIAPLAEAAGVRIALLTGRDGQRAKKQTLQGLADGTIQLVVGTHALVQEDVEFADLAMAVVDEQHRFGVHQRMALSSKGHAVDLLVMTATPIPRTLMLAAYGDLDVSKLTEKPKGRQPIDTRTMPLERLGEVAQGIGRQIAAGARVYWVCPLIEESEEIDLANVQERFRILGDRFPGKVGLLHGRLKSAEREATMAAFADGRLSILVATTVIEVGVDVPAATVMVIEHAERFGLAQLHQLRGRVGRGSAKSTCLLLYAMPLGETAKSRLAIMRETEDGFRIAEEDLKLRGAGELLGTRQSGLPDMRLADLAIHNELLEAARDDARLVIARDPDLQTERGQALRALLYLFRRDDAVRTLRAG
- a CDS encoding succinate dehydrogenase assembly factor 2, producing the protein MTADTDLVTRRKRLLYRSTYRGNKENDILLGQFARAHIDEFGAAELDQYERLLEVGDNDIYDWVSGKTAVPADHDTPVVRKLLAFRVRF
- the mfd gene encoding transcription-repair coupling factor produces the protein MSLPFVNALAAIPRKQGKWTIAGLPEGADAMVLSELARATGGADILHVARDGQRLERLQDGLRFFSPEREVLVFPAWDCLPYDRMSPHPDIVAERLETLSRLATPRTPGAPARIILASVGAALQRVPPRSLYAEAATILRKGQTVDVAWLTKFLSENGYGRAETVMEPGEFAVRGGLFDLFPPGTTEPLRLDLFGDTLEAIRSFDPMSQRSTGNRDEVVLLPVSELLLTPESIERFRSGYRELFGNVSGEDLLYEAVSAGQRHVGVEHWLPLFHDHMETLLDYCPGALVTADHEAGEALTARYELIADYYDARQKTGAKGGMTGGADYKPVPPERLYIKPSEWDRLLEGRTLAQFSTFDSAPGAVNTIDLGGRRHEGFAQARTAQGVNLFDKVAEHVKAANVAGRRIVVAGYTDGSTTRLQHLLQEHGATTPVMAADYAMVQALPAGVLAIAIWPLEHGFVLDGLEVIGEEDILGDRLSRPAKKRRPSERFIAEASALSDGDLVVHREHGVGRYEGLVTLEIQNARHDCLRLTYEGGDKLFVPVENIDVLSRYGAGEEGAVLDRLGGVAWQSRKARLKQRIADMADRLIQIAAERAIRRGETLSPPEGLYEEFCARFPYAETDDQLQAISDVMDDLSSGKPMDRLVCGDVGFGKTEVALRAAFVAALSGKQVAVIGPTTLLARQHHRTFVERFQGMPVNIGRLSRLVPAKEAKATKEGLKDGTVNIVCGTHALLAKSVEFKDLGLLIVDEEQHFGVGHKERLKELRADVHVLTLTATPIPRTLQLALTGVRDMSLIATPPVDRLAVRTFITPFDAVTIREALLREQFRGGQTFYVCPRVEDLASVAAEIRELVPEIRLGMAHGKMAPTTIENTMQDFVEGKFDVLLSTNIVESGLDIRNANTMIIHRADMFGLAQLYQLRGRVGRGKTRAYAYLTVPPGRALNESAAKRLEVMQTLDTLGAGFQLASHDLDIRGAGNLLGDEQSGHIREVGIELYQQLLEEAVAAARGRSQEAEKSEWSPQINLGIPVLIPEEYVADLSVRMGLYRRLGGLTNQGEIDSFAAELVDRFGRMPVEAEFLLNTVALKLLCRAAQVEKIDAGEKAVVFSFHDNKFERPDRLIGWIQKNAPLVKLRPDHRVIVMRVWKDERQRLSGVTSIVSSLAKLAA